A single region of the Chrysoperla carnea chromosome 5, inChrCarn1.1, whole genome shotgun sequence genome encodes:
- the LOC123300295 gene encoding phospholipase A1-like translates to MSVLMGTNGKPGLTDEKADKMYLEKTLIKLTHSQQINRTIREGLVDFLQDEIRDGIHGDFLVINLRKLRNLGGSIAVNDSKADETVTDWNFYYMLKHGLAYLRDLQDMIPSSLEETLSRFPTSIQVNASEYVKLTLFTKSDPDTPYRIEVDTVFDAPFNVNHPSKIIIHGWLGDGHLGWLHKMKDKHFINGKYNVIIIDWDHFAGAEYPLSANNTQKVAVYVFEILELLIQAEKVRIDNIHFIGHSLGAHIAGMVGTFIGKKFGQKIPRITGLDPAMPNFESALIPFTSFIGLDDHRLDKSDAEFVDVIHTCSGILGYSKSFGHADFFPNNGTDQPGCTKGLFGILCHHVRAYELYTESINSRKFKSKQCESWKDFLKKRCKQSFSVSMGHYVDKNTARGTYYLETRDSPPYAMG, encoded by the exons ATGAGTGTGTTAATGGGCACAAATGGGAAGCCGGGATTGACGGATGAGAAAGCTGACAAAATGTACCTTGAGAAAACGCTaataaag CTTACAC attccCAACAAATAAATCGAACAATCCGTGAAGGATTAGTAGATTTTTTACAAGATGAAATACGTGATGGAATTCATGGCGATTTTCTAGtgattaatttaagaaaattacgaaATTTGGGTGGCAGTATTGCAGTAAACGATTCAAAAGCAGATGAAACTGTTActgattggaatttttattatatgttaaaaCATGGATTAGCGTATCTTCGAGATTTACAGGATATGATTCCATCATCATTGGAGGAAACTTTAAGTAGATTCCCAACAAGTATTCAAGTGAATGCTAGTGAATATGTTAAGTTAACTTTATTTACGAAAAGCGATCCAGACACGCCGTATCGGATTGAAGTGGATACTGTTTTTGATGCTCCATTTAACGTGAATCATCCATCGAAAATTATCATCCACGGGTGGTTGGGTGATGGACATTTAGGATGGCTTCATAAAATGAAggataaacattttattaacgGGAAATATAACGTTATCATAATCGATTGGGATCATTTCGCTGGTGCAGAATATCCACTCTCAGCGAATAATACACAAAAAGTTGCAGTCTACGTTTTTGAAATTCTCGAATTATTAATTCAAGCGGAAAAAGTTCGTAttgataatattcattttattggacATTCGCTGGGTGCACATATTGCGGGAATGGTTGGGACTTTCATAGGGAAGAAATTTGGACAGAAAATTCCACGTATTACGGGATTAGATCCAGCGATGCCTAATTTTGAAAGTGCTTTGATACCGTTTACAAGTTTTATTGGATTAGATGATCATCGACTGGATAAAAGTGATGCAGAATTTGTGGATGTGATACATACGTGTTCTGGAATTTTGGGATATTCAAAATCATTTGGTCATGCGGATTTTTTCCCAAATAATGGAACGGATCAACCCGGTTGTACGAAAGGATTGTTTGGAa tTTTATGTCATCATGTTCGAGCTTACGAATTATACACGGAATCGATCAACTcacgaaaatttaaatcaaaacaatGCGAATCATGGaaggattttttgaaaaaacgttGCAAGCAATCGTTTTCAGTTTCAATGGGGCATTATGTTGATAAAAATACAGCACGTGGCACGTATTATTTGGAAACACGGGATTCGCCGCCATATGCAATGGGCtaa